One genomic segment of Chthoniobacterales bacterium includes these proteins:
- a CDS encoding type II toxin-antitoxin system VapC family toxin: MKSVAVRAWLLDTHALLWALYADRRLSPAAKRHIDGELPVYYATVSFWEIALKRGGKGFDFEIEDDWDIVIPRALEEAGIIRLDLEARDCRRMEDLPLHHRDPFDRMLAAQALRRRFGIVSRDTCFDGYGVVRGW; the protein is encoded by the coding sequence GTGAAGTCCGTCGCGGTCCGGGCGTGGCTTTTGGACACACACGCACTGCTCTGGGCGCTTTATGCCGACCGGCGCCTCAGCCCCGCCGCCAAACGCCACATCGACGGTGAACTGCCGGTTTACTATGCGACGGTCTCGTTTTGGGAGATTGCCCTCAAACGCGGTGGCAAAGGTTTCGATTTCGAGATCGAAGACGATTGGGACATTGTGATTCCGCGGGCTCTCGAAGAAGCCGGTATCATTCGCCTCGACCTCGAGGCTCGGGACTGCCGGCGCATGGAAGACCTTCCCCTTCACCATCGCGATCCCTTCGACCGCATGCTTGCCGCCCAGGCACTGCGACGGCGCTTCGGAATCGTTTCTCGGGACACTTGCTTCGACGGCTATGGCGTAGTGCGCGGCTGGTAG
- a CDS encoding type II toxin-antitoxin system prevent-host-death family antitoxin, which produces MQVTVHEAKAKLSAFLDKVERGAEVVIARRDQPVAKLVPLAKKRPCTRIGGLAGRPYRMGKGFDSPAASQQVADDFGVPRK; this is translated from the coding sequence ATGCAGGTGACCGTCCACGAAGCCAAAGCCAAACTCTCCGCTTTCCTCGACAAGGTCGAGCGGGGTGCCGAAGTCGTCATCGCTCGGCGCGATCAACCAGTGGCCAAGCTGGTTCCACTGGCCAAGAAACGTCCATGCACCCGCATCGGCGGATTGGCCGGTCGCCCCTACCGGATGGGCAAGGGCTTCGATAGTCCGGCGGCTTCGCAGCAAGTGGCCGATGACTTCGGCGTGCCGCGAAAGTGA